One Streptomyces drozdowiczii DNA segment encodes these proteins:
- a CDS encoding MarR family winged helix-turn-helix transcriptional regulator: MSDTTEPGLDEPSLDEQIAAYQREYRDLDPQVEQVVSALGRLNRRMNVAYGRQLAALGISNAEWEVLKTLVLGGEPYRLGPGELAKRLGLTPAAMTHRIDRMAGEGLVTRDRDENNRVRVIVELTDEGRTKWLEAMRMATDFEADLLQDLDGEERGVLGAMLTRLLRRVEHAQPDAGGRLTDLD, from the coding sequence ATGTCCGACACCACCGAGCCCGGACTCGATGAGCCGAGCCTCGACGAGCAGATCGCCGCCTACCAGCGCGAGTACCGCGACCTCGACCCCCAGGTCGAACAGGTCGTCTCCGCGCTCGGCCGGCTGAACCGCCGGATGAACGTCGCGTACGGGAGACAGCTCGCCGCACTCGGCATCAGCAACGCGGAGTGGGAGGTCCTGAAGACCCTCGTCCTGGGAGGGGAGCCCTACCGCCTCGGCCCCGGCGAACTCGCCAAGCGGCTCGGTCTCACCCCGGCCGCGATGACGCACCGGATCGACCGCATGGCCGGTGAGGGCCTGGTGACCCGCGACCGCGACGAGAACAACCGCGTCCGCGTCATCGTGGAGCTGACGGACGAGGGCCGTACGAAGTGGCTGGAGGCGATGCGGATGGCCACGGACTTCGAGGCGGACCTGCTCCAGGACCTCGACGGCGAGGAGCGCGGGGTGCTCGGCGCGATGCTGACCCGTCTGCTGCGGAGGGTGGAGCACGCCCAGCCGGACGCCGGCGGCCGACTCACCGACCTGGACTGA
- a CDS encoding MFS transporter: MGAALRRIQLGSALSAFGLGFTVPYLYVYVAQVRDLGAGTAGIVLAVFAMAALAVLPFTGRAIDRRGPLPVLIAASAVASLGAIALGVSSQVTTAVLAAAVLGAGTAVMQPALATMLVRCTGPATRTRAFAMQFFLQNLGLGIGGLVGGQIVDTSSPASFTLLFLIEAVMFLVLGVIAATVRMPGAPVGTPETVAGAPAPRGGVRALLSHRAMVQLCVLGFVLFFACYGQFESGLAAYGTEAAGIEPSTLGIALAANTAVIVVAQFVVLRLVERRRRTRVIAAVGLIWAFAWIVAGYAGLGHGSQTMATAAMISTYALFGLGESMLSPTVAPLVADLAPESMVGQYNSAFALCKQLALAVGPAVGGPMGASLHGPYIVTFVLFSLGITALALRLGRRLTPVQDQPALAHMPSRVVAVSVPESAPEPMATAR, from the coding sequence ATGGGCGCAGCACTGCGGCGGATCCAGCTGGGGAGCGCGCTGAGCGCGTTCGGGCTCGGGTTCACCGTTCCGTATCTGTACGTCTACGTGGCGCAGGTACGGGATCTGGGCGCCGGTACGGCCGGGATCGTGCTGGCGGTCTTCGCCATGGCGGCGCTCGCCGTCCTGCCGTTCACCGGCCGGGCCATCGACCGTCGCGGGCCGCTGCCCGTGCTGATCGCCGCCTCGGCCGTCGCTTCCCTGGGCGCCATCGCGCTCGGTGTGTCCTCGCAGGTCACCACCGCCGTCCTGGCGGCGGCCGTGCTCGGCGCGGGCACCGCCGTCATGCAGCCCGCGCTCGCCACCATGCTCGTCCGGTGCACCGGTCCCGCCACCCGCACCCGCGCCTTCGCCATGCAGTTCTTCCTGCAGAACCTGGGCCTGGGGATCGGCGGTCTGGTCGGCGGGCAGATCGTCGACACGAGCAGCCCGGCGTCGTTCACGCTGCTGTTCCTGATCGAGGCGGTGATGTTCCTGGTACTCGGCGTCATCGCGGCGACCGTGCGGATGCCGGGCGCCCCCGTCGGCACGCCGGAGACGGTGGCCGGGGCGCCGGCCCCGCGCGGCGGGGTGCGGGCGCTGCTCTCGCACCGCGCGATGGTGCAGCTGTGCGTGCTGGGGTTCGTGCTGTTCTTCGCCTGCTACGGGCAGTTCGAGTCCGGGCTCGCGGCGTACGGCACCGAGGCCGCCGGCATCGAGCCCTCCACCCTCGGCATCGCGCTGGCCGCCAACACCGCCGTCATCGTCGTCGCCCAGTTCGTCGTCCTGCGTCTCGTGGAGCGCCGGCGGCGTACCCGGGTCATCGCGGCGGTCGGCCTGATCTGGGCCTTCGCCTGGATCGTGGCCGGTTACGCGGGCCTCGGGCACGGCAGCCAGACCATGGCGACGGCCGCGATGATCTCCACGTACGCGCTGTTCGGGCTCGGCGAGTCCATGCTGTCGCCGACCGTCGCGCCGCTCGTCGCGGACCTGGCGCCGGAGTCGATGGTGGGCCAGTACAACTCGGCGTTCGCGCTCTGCAAGCAGCTCGCGCTGGCCGTCGGTCCGGCCGTGGGCGGTCCGATGGGGGCCTCGCTGCACGGCCCGTACATCGTGACGTTCGTGCTGTTCTCGCTGGGCATCACCGCGCTCGCGCTGCGGCTCGGCCGACGGCTCACCCCCGTACAGGACCAGCCCGCGCTCGCGCACATGCCGTCGCGGGTGGTGGCCGTCTCCGTTCCGGAGAGCGCGCCGGAGCCCATGGCCACCGCGCGCTGA
- a CDS encoding ATP-binding SpoIIE family protein phosphatase yields the protein MNFTRWSARLPGTQRRAAREDHSSVPAARAEYARAEPGTAPPQGGSVGVPLPSAPDLEDLSARDILGRLPALVALVHGPDHHVAYVNDAYTAAFGPRPCGVPAAEVMPELTEIGLLPLMDQVLRSGTPRTVKSRKAADGRSYTVTCTPVRPDKEKGRDSGVLVYAADVTDHAEAAERLRASEGRHRETAVTLQRSLLPQELEQPDDLRIAATYQPGGTDAAVGGDWYDVITLGAGRTALVIGDVMGRGVRAAAVMGQLRTAVRAYARLDLPPHEVLQLLDGLAAEIDASQIATCAYAVHDPNEGLLVYSSAGHLPILVRDEDGTVRRAEDPIGPPLGTGGWIHTSGTIPLPPGSTAVLYTDGLVERRSEDIDEGVGALERALSGATGAPQVVCDRLIRSLNVTAEHDDDVAVLVVQHPARTGAAAELFHNASLELLGGIEAAPRARAFATGVLASWRFPVELCDLGVLAAGELVANSLQHGTPPMRLGLRRTDRRLIIEVTDGDDHLPRRRRAEPADEAGRGISIVASIATSWGSRRTPGGGKAVWCEFVLPR from the coding sequence GTGAACTTCACGCGTTGGAGCGCCCGCCTCCCCGGTACGCAGCGTCGCGCCGCCCGGGAGGACCACAGCTCCGTACCGGCGGCCCGCGCCGAGTACGCCCGGGCCGAACCGGGCACCGCCCCGCCGCAGGGCGGGTCCGTCGGCGTTCCCCTGCCCTCGGCGCCCGACCTGGAGGACCTCTCCGCCCGCGACATCCTGGGCCGCCTGCCCGCCCTCGTCGCCCTGGTGCACGGCCCCGACCACCACGTCGCCTATGTCAACGACGCGTACACCGCCGCCTTCGGCCCCCGCCCCTGCGGCGTCCCGGCCGCCGAGGTGATGCCCGAGCTGACCGAGATCGGCCTGCTGCCCCTCATGGACCAGGTCCTGCGCAGCGGCACCCCGCGCACGGTCAAGTCCCGCAAGGCCGCCGACGGCCGCTCGTACACCGTGACCTGCACCCCCGTGCGCCCCGACAAGGAGAAGGGCCGCGACAGCGGAGTCCTCGTGTACGCGGCCGACGTCACCGATCACGCCGAGGCCGCCGAGCGGCTGCGCGCCAGCGAGGGCCGCCACCGCGAAACCGCCGTCACGCTCCAGCGCTCGCTGCTTCCGCAGGAGCTGGAACAGCCCGACGACCTGCGGATCGCCGCCACCTACCAGCCGGGCGGCACGGACGCCGCGGTCGGCGGCGACTGGTACGACGTCATCACCCTGGGCGCGGGCCGCACCGCGCTGGTCATCGGGGACGTGATGGGGCGCGGGGTGCGCGCCGCCGCCGTCATGGGCCAGCTCCGCACCGCCGTACGGGCCTACGCCCGCCTGGACCTCCCGCCGCACGAGGTCCTTCAGCTGCTCGACGGGCTCGCCGCCGAGATCGACGCCAGCCAGATCGCCACCTGCGCCTACGCCGTGCACGACCCCAACGAGGGGCTGCTCGTCTACTCCTCCGCCGGCCATCTGCCGATCCTGGTCCGGGACGAGGACGGCACGGTCCGCCGCGCGGAGGACCCGATCGGTCCGCCGCTCGGCACCGGCGGCTGGATCCACACCTCGGGCACGATCCCGCTGCCGCCCGGTTCCACCGCCGTCCTCTACACGGACGGGCTGGTCGAGCGGCGCAGCGAGGACATCGACGAGGGCGTGGGCGCGCTGGAGCGGGCGCTGTCCGGCGCGACGGGCGCGCCGCAGGTCGTCTGCGACCGGCTGATCCGCTCCCTCAACGTCACCGCGGAGCACGACGACGACGTGGCGGTCCTGGTCGTGCAGCATCCGGCGCGCACGGGAGCCGCTGCCGAGCTGTTCCACAACGCCTCGCTCGAACTGCTCGGCGGCATCGAGGCGGCCCCCCGCGCCCGCGCCTTCGCGACGGGCGTGCTCGCCTCGTGGCGCTTCCCGGTGGAGCTGTGCGACCTCGGGGTGCTCGCCGCCGGGGAGCTCGTCGCGAACTCGCTCCAGCACGGCACCCCGCCGATGCGCCTCGGCCTGCGCCGCACCGACCGCCGCCTGATCATCGAGGTGACCGACGGCGACGACCATCTGCCGCGCCGCCGCCGCGCCGAACCGGCGGACGAGGCGGGCCGGGGCATCTCGATCGTCGCCTCGATCGCCACGTCGTGGGGGAGCCGCCGCACACCCGGCGGCGGCAAGGCGGTCTGGTGCGAGTTCGTCCTGCCGCGGTAG
- a CDS encoding TetR/AcrR family transcriptional regulator, with amino-acid sequence MSALGNGLGAQSAGAAAHARSAPLRVDAQRNLEHVLRAAREVFGELGYGAPMEDVARRARVGVGTVYRRFPSKDVLVRRIAEEETSRLTDQARSALGQEDEPWSALSRFLRTSVASGAGRLLPPQILRVGVDAEDTTVVGEAGETVEDEPRVPQQRQEAGTAAPRAVARQRTGPETGGEDLGAGAAELLEVVGRLVDRARTSGELRHDVTVSDVLLVIATAAPSLPDAAQQAAASSRLLDILLEGLRSRPE; translated from the coding sequence GTGAGCGCCCTGGGCAACGGACTCGGTGCCCAGTCCGCTGGTGCGGCGGCGCACGCACGGTCGGCCCCGTTGCGGGTGGACGCGCAGCGCAATCTGGAACACGTACTGCGCGCCGCGCGCGAGGTGTTCGGGGAGCTGGGGTACGGCGCCCCGATGGAGGACGTGGCCCGCCGGGCCAGGGTCGGCGTCGGTACGGTCTACCGCCGCTTTCCCAGCAAGGACGTGCTGGTGCGCCGGATAGCCGAGGAGGAGACCTCCCGGCTGACCGACCAGGCGCGTTCCGCGCTCGGGCAGGAGGACGAGCCGTGGTCGGCGCTCTCGCGCTTCCTGCGGACCTCCGTGGCCTCGGGAGCGGGGCGGCTCCTGCCCCCGCAGATACTGCGGGTCGGTGTGGATGCCGAGGACACGACCGTGGTCGGTGAGGCCGGCGAGACCGTGGAGGACGAGCCCCGGGTGCCCCAGCAGCGGCAGGAGGCGGGCACGGCCGCGCCCCGGGCGGTGGCCCGGCAGCGGACCGGTCCGGAGACCGGCGGCGAGGACCTGGGCGCCGGCGCCGCCGAGCTGCTGGAGGTCGTGGGGCGGCTGGTCGACCGGGCGCGGACCTCGGGCGAGCTGCGCCACGATGTGACGGTGTCCGACGTCCTGCTGGTCATCGCGACGGCCGCCCCTTCGCTGCCGGACGCGGCGCAGCAGGCGGCGGCCTCCTCCCGGCTGCTGGACATCCTGCTGGAGGGGTTGCGCTCGCGGCCCGAGTGA
- a CDS encoding AfsR/SARP family transcriptional regulator — translation MLGREALASTPGGYRLTAGPDDVDLYVFERLARQGGAELEAGAPDRAARTLRTALALWRGPALADLPDGDQGHALRPEAHRLAALERRIEADLRRATGGTGGGGAGGAGDAGCGDAHTAPRAGHTAVTTAAGGLGATAAEVSGLARTTGAGDGPNATASARPAEPREAPAPPVAALVAELTELTAAHPYDERFRAQLIRALRADGRQADALAAYEDARRALADGLGTDPGPELAALHRELLAPVPEPTETGLFHVKPGRSNLRPRLTSFVGREPELRAIRDDLTRSRLVTLTGPGGSGKTRLAEESAAQPAPAPGAAPPDVWIAELAPVEDPDAVPGAVLSALGLRETALLRDTALDTAPPRTDPVDLLVDRLGHGARPAPVLLVLDNCEHVIGAAAALAETLLTRCPHLRILATSREPLAVPGESVRPVGPLPADPAHRLFTERARAVRPGFDPGQGPAHDADAVAEICRRLDGLPLAIELAAARLRLLGPRQIADRLDDRFRLLTGGSRTVLPRQQTLRAVVDWSWDLLDEDERTALRQVSVFAGGWDLAAAEAVIRTPADRGGPAADTADLLGALVDKSLVVAAPGADGAMRYRLLETIHEYATERCAEAPEVRAAAESAHIAYFLALVEEADPLLRSGDQLPWIQRLETDLDNIRAALQRTTSPTTTSEAEAARLVLGMGWFWWLRNYRSEGLSWTRKARALGPEPTDESDPRYWPRMNLHMLWFFFAAESGQSAMAHDDTALRALVIRVADAFAASLTHSVRFPGLLWPMTAYLTGTPENAREKIDAAVDNAREHGGPWEYGVILMFRAHMMVDMPGGMPGIDDDLDELRALSRRVGDRWMRAQVASAAAEAGMMRGRYAEARTAYEEALLLAREVGAHAEAPFLLARLAELSYRTGDLEGAQQRLDSSEAEAERHQAHDATAYIHYLRATMAFYRGDIADARRLLTVALDEAGRGGPPSHFTVAMAGLSARISVYEPGPDGGLVAGARGLSGALVAAKEAQCAEIVTGHLADGAASVLARLGHHAAAARVSAAADDWRRTSSPRTEGEQAETDAAEHLCREALGPARYEEERAAGHGLSLDEVIALVQEIVADLP, via the coding sequence GTGCTGGGCCGGGAGGCGCTGGCCAGTACGCCGGGCGGTTACCGCCTGACGGCGGGGCCGGACGACGTCGACCTCTATGTGTTCGAGCGGCTGGCCCGGCAGGGCGGGGCCGAACTGGAAGCGGGCGCGCCGGACCGGGCCGCACGCACCCTGCGGACCGCCCTCGCCCTCTGGCGCGGCCCCGCCCTGGCCGATCTGCCCGACGGCGACCAGGGCCACGCGCTCCGCCCGGAGGCCCACCGCCTCGCCGCCCTGGAACGCCGCATCGAGGCGGACCTGCGCCGCGCGACGGGCGGCACCGGGGGCGGGGGCGCGGGCGGCGCCGGGGACGCGGGCTGCGGCGACGCGCATACGGCTCCGCGTGCGGGGCACACCGCGGTCACCACTGCGGCCGGGGGCCTGGGAGCCACCGCCGCCGAGGTCTCCGGCCTCGCGCGAACCACGGGGGCCGGGGACGGGCCCAATGCCACGGCGTCCGCCCGCCCCGCCGAGCCCCGCGAGGCCCCCGCCCCGCCCGTCGCCGCCCTGGTCGCCGAGCTGACCGAGCTGACCGCCGCCCACCCGTACGACGAGCGCTTCCGGGCCCAGCTGATACGGGCCCTGCGCGCCGACGGGCGGCAGGCCGACGCGCTCGCCGCGTACGAGGACGCGCGCCGGGCCCTCGCCGACGGGCTCGGCACCGATCCCGGCCCCGAACTGGCGGCCCTGCACCGCGAACTCCTCGCCCCGGTGCCGGAGCCGACGGAAACCGGGTTGTTTCACGTGAAACCCGGTCGGAGCAATCTGCGCCCCCGGCTGACCTCCTTCGTGGGGCGCGAGCCCGAACTGCGCGCCATCCGCGACGACCTGACCCGGTCGAGGCTGGTCACTCTCACCGGTCCCGGCGGCTCCGGGAAGACCCGCCTCGCCGAGGAGTCCGCCGCCCAGCCGGCCCCCGCCCCGGGCGCCGCTCCGCCGGACGTCTGGATCGCCGAACTCGCCCCCGTCGAGGACCCCGATGCCGTCCCCGGCGCCGTGCTCTCCGCGCTCGGGCTGCGCGAGACCGCCCTGCTGAGGGACACCGCCCTGGATACCGCACCCCCGCGCACGGACCCGGTCGACCTGCTGGTCGACCGTCTGGGCCACGGCGCCCGCCCCGCGCCCGTACTCCTCGTCCTCGACAACTGCGAGCACGTTATCGGCGCGGCCGCCGCGCTGGCCGAGACCCTGCTGACCCGCTGCCCGCATCTGCGCATCCTCGCCACCAGCCGCGAACCGCTCGCGGTCCCCGGCGAGTCCGTGCGACCGGTCGGCCCCCTCCCCGCCGACCCCGCGCACCGCCTGTTCACGGAACGCGCCAGGGCCGTGCGCCCCGGCTTCGACCCCGGCCAGGGGCCCGCGCACGACGCGGACGCCGTCGCGGAGATCTGCCGCCGGCTGGACGGGCTGCCGCTCGCGATCGAACTGGCCGCCGCCCGGCTGCGGCTGCTCGGACCGCGTCAGATCGCGGACCGGCTCGACGACAGGTTTCGCCTGCTGACGGGCGGCAGCCGGACCGTACTGCCCCGCCAGCAGACGCTGCGCGCGGTGGTCGACTGGTCCTGGGACCTCCTGGACGAGGACGAGCGCACCGCCCTGCGCCAGGTCTCCGTCTTCGCGGGCGGCTGGGACCTGGCCGCCGCCGAAGCGGTCATCAGGACACCGGCCGACCGGGGCGGGCCCGCCGCCGACACCGCCGACCTGCTCGGCGCGCTGGTCGACAAGTCCCTGGTGGTGGCCGCCCCGGGCGCGGACGGCGCGATGCGCTACCGGCTCCTGGAGACGATCCACGAGTACGCCACCGAGCGGTGCGCCGAGGCCCCGGAGGTGCGCGCCGCCGCCGAGAGCGCGCACATCGCGTACTTCCTCGCCCTGGTCGAGGAGGCCGATCCGCTCCTGCGCTCCGGTGACCAGCTGCCCTGGATCCAGCGTCTGGAGACCGACCTCGACAACATCCGGGCCGCCCTCCAGCGCACCACCTCGCCCACCACCACCTCCGAAGCGGAGGCGGCCCGCCTGGTGCTGGGCATGGGCTGGTTCTGGTGGCTGCGCAACTACCGCTCCGAGGGCCTGTCCTGGACCCGTAAGGCCCGCGCGCTCGGCCCCGAGCCCACCGACGAGTCGGACCCCAGGTACTGGCCCCGGATGAACCTGCACATGCTGTGGTTCTTCTTCGCGGCGGAGAGCGGCCAGTCAGCGATGGCGCACGACGACACCGCGCTCCGCGCGCTCGTGATCCGGGTGGCCGACGCGTTCGCCGCCTCGCTCACTCACAGCGTCCGGTTCCCTGGACTGCTCTGGCCGATGACCGCGTATCTCACCGGTACGCCGGAGAACGCCCGGGAGAAGATCGACGCGGCGGTCGACAACGCCCGCGAGCACGGTGGCCCCTGGGAGTACGGCGTCATCCTGATGTTCCGCGCGCACATGATGGTCGACATGCCGGGCGGCATGCCGGGGATCGATGACGATCTGGACGAGCTGCGCGCCCTGAGCCGCCGCGTCGGCGACCGCTGGATGCGCGCCCAGGTGGCGAGCGCCGCAGCCGAGGCGGGCATGATGCGCGGACGCTATGCCGAGGCCCGCACCGCGTACGAGGAGGCGCTGCTGCTCGCCCGCGAGGTCGGCGCCCACGCCGAGGCCCCGTTCCTCCTGGCACGGCTCGCGGAGCTCTCGTACCGTACCGGCGATCTGGAGGGCGCCCAGCAGCGGCTGGACAGCTCGGAGGCCGAGGCCGAACGCCACCAGGCCCACGACGCCACCGCGTACATCCACTACCTGCGCGCCACGATGGCGTTCTACCGGGGTGACATCGCGGACGCCCGGCGGCTGCTCACGGTCGCGCTGGACGAGGCCGGGCGCGGCGGCCCGCCGTCGCACTTCACCGTGGCGATGGCCGGCCTGTCGGCCCGGATCTCGGTGTACGAGCCGGGGCCCGACGGCGGCCTCGTCGCGGGGGCGCGCGGGCTGTCCGGGGCCCTCGTCGCGGCCAAGGAGGCGCAGTGCGCCGAGATCGTCACGGGCCATCTGGCGGACGGCGCGGCGTCGGTCCTGGCGAGGCTCGGCCATCACGCGGCGGCCGCCCGGGTGTCCGCCGCCGCCGACGACTGGCGGCGGACGTCGAGCCCGCGGACCGAGGGGGAGCAGGCCGAGACCGATGCGGCCGAGCACCTGTGCCGCGAGGCGCTGGGCCCCGCGCGCTACGAGGAGGAGCGCGCCGCAGGCCACGGGCTGTCTCTGGACGAGGTCATCGCCCTGGTGCAGGAGATCGTCGCGGACCTGCCGTGA
- a CDS encoding asparagine synthase-related protein: MRWLVGWSSIAASFGTAGAVGGSDDGRTMHPVGSQLLWGDPDPLWAVGDWRPDEIRTVRVDTAEGAPMVRLAVLGCCGATDEQLRVGLLAARGGALRHLTAWTGSYTVVVQIGRRITVVGDLAGARPVFYTPWAGGTAYATAALPLADLIEAQLDIGHLAALLACPETPEALRDGTPYAGVKRIPPGHALILREGSREITGYEAVASLAVAAPELDPVSAVDGVRDALVEAVRARLLAPRHAPETLPPDPGPVPGMGPAERRAARGAPVPGIGADLSGGSASATLALLAAGLPGLPGTILGHGTGAGERLLAVTFNDLTTRAHEPELERARAIAANPRLHHVVVAAGEEALPYAELGAGPLTDEPAPSLVLAERHRRRLSAGSADHFVGAGARQVLDAHPARLADLLMDRRRRHLLRPVAALAKAEGPSAHSLFVPLTVYRAARKLARTSYRTGLETAAGRLPDANRLAPGLDTPADASLAALAWSRPGPAARWLTGEALAEVSVRLQEAAIRPSSVQRPGEARARAALARSAADHRVLEQAAEIRSQRLHAPFLDNQVVRAARALPESLRVQPGARAAILRRVLAGAGIHELPPGWGAPSQHTSTAVTRTGLRAALPELIALFDAPLLADAGLVEARVVRKALRAASEGEPLPLDGLAELASTELWLRRLVSRRGTCWTGTAAPRQRAVAGGVVPARRSLQG; encoded by the coding sequence ATGCGTTGGTTGGTGGGTTGGAGCAGTATCGCCGCGAGCTTCGGCACGGCCGGGGCGGTCGGCGGCAGCGACGACGGGCGCACGATGCACCCCGTGGGCTCCCAACTCCTGTGGGGCGACCCCGATCCGCTCTGGGCGGTCGGCGACTGGCGGCCCGACGAGATCCGCACCGTCCGGGTGGACACCGCCGAGGGTGCCCCGATGGTCCGGCTCGCCGTCCTCGGCTGCTGCGGGGCCACCGACGAACAGCTGCGCGTCGGCCTGCTCGCCGCCCGGGGCGGCGCCCTGCGCCACCTCACCGCGTGGACCGGCAGCTACACGGTCGTCGTCCAGATCGGCCGCCGGATCACCGTCGTCGGCGACCTCGCCGGGGCCCGCCCGGTCTTCTACACACCCTGGGCAGGAGGCACGGCATACGCCACCGCCGCGCTGCCGCTGGCCGACCTCATCGAGGCCCAGCTCGACATCGGCCACCTGGCCGCCCTGCTGGCCTGCCCCGAGACCCCGGAGGCGCTGCGCGACGGCACCCCCTACGCGGGCGTGAAGCGCATCCCGCCCGGGCACGCCCTGATCCTGCGCGAGGGCTCGCGGGAGATCACCGGTTACGAGGCGGTGGCCTCCCTCGCCGTCGCGGCGCCCGAGCTGGACCCGGTGAGCGCCGTCGACGGGGTGCGCGACGCCCTGGTCGAAGCGGTACGCGCCCGGCTCCTGGCCCCGCGCCACGCGCCGGAGACCCTGCCGCCCGACCCCGGCCCGGTCCCCGGCATGGGTCCGGCCGAACGCCGAGCCGCCCGGGGCGCCCCCGTGCCCGGCATCGGCGCCGACCTCTCCGGGGGCAGCGCCTCCGCGACCCTCGCCCTGCTCGCCGCCGGTCTCCCCGGGCTGCCCGGCACGATCCTGGGCCACGGCACCGGGGCGGGGGAGCGGCTGCTCGCCGTCACCTTCAACGACCTGACGACCCGCGCCCACGAACCCGAACTGGAACGCGCCCGCGCCATCGCGGCCAACCCCCGGCTCCACCACGTCGTCGTCGCGGCGGGCGAAGAGGCCCTGCCCTACGCCGAGCTGGGGGCCGGACCGCTCACCGACGAGCCGGCCCCCTCCCTCGTCCTCGCCGAACGGCACCGGCGGCGGCTCTCCGCGGGCAGCGCCGACCACTTCGTGGGCGCCGGTGCCCGGCAGGTGCTCGACGCCCACCCGGCCCGCCTCGCCGACCTGCTGATGGACCGGCGCCGCCGCCACCTGCTGCGCCCGGTGGCCGCCCTCGCCAAGGCCGAAGGCCCCTCCGCGCACTCGCTGTTCGTGCCGCTGACGGTGTACCGGGCGGCCCGCAAGCTGGCCCGCACGTCGTACCGCACCGGCCTCGAAACGGCCGCCGGACGGCTGCCCGACGCCAACCGCCTCGCGCCCGGCCTCGACACCCCGGCCGATGCCTCGCTCGCCGCGCTCGCCTGGTCGAGACCGGGCCCGGCCGCCCGGTGGCTGACCGGGGAGGCGCTGGCAGAAGTATCGGTTCGCCTTCAGGAGGCGGCGATCCGCCCCTCCTCGGTCCAGCGCCCCGGCGAGGCCCGGGCGAGGGCCGCCCTCGCCCGCAGCGCCGCCGACCACCGCGTTCTGGAGCAGGCCGCCGAGATCCGCAGCCAGCGGTTGCACGCCCCCTTCCTGGACAACCAGGTCGTACGCGCGGCCCGTGCGCTCCCGGAGTCCCTGCGGGTCCAGCCGGGCGCCCGTGCGGCGATCCTGCGCCGTGTGCTGGCCGGCGCGGGCATCCACGAACTGCCTCCCGGCTGGGGCGCCCCCTCGCAGCACACCTCGACGGCGGTGACCCGGACCGGGCTGCGCGCCGCCCTGCCCGAGCTGATCGCGCTCTTCGACGCCCCGCTGCTCGCCGACGCCGGCCTGGTGGAGGCCCGCGTCGTACGGAAGGCCCTGCGCGCGGCCTCCGAGGGGGAGCCGCTGCCCCTGGACGGCCTCGCCGAGCTGGCTTCCACGGAGCTGTGGCTGCGCCGCCTCGTCTCCCGGCGCGGCACCTGCTGGACCGGCACGGCGGCCCCCCGGCAGCGCGCGGTGGCGGGGGGTGTGGTCCCGGCCCGGCGCTCGCTTCAGGGCTGA
- the lhgO gene encoding L-2-hydroxyglutarate oxidase, producing the protein MMTHAAYDCDVLVIGGGIVGLSAAYALTRTAPGTRVTVLEKERGPARHQTGRNSGVIHSGIYYPPGSLKARYALRGSAEMTDFCREHSIPHAVTGKLIVATDRAELPRLHALVQRGREHGLPVRELGPAQIAEYEPKVRGLAAIRVGTTGVCDFRAVAGRLADEVRGAGGVIRFGAEVTAIDRRPWGVAVRTADGLVVRARVLVNCAGLHCDRIARLAGDDPGMRIVPFRGEYYELARPELVRGLVYPVPDPAFPFLGVHLTRGFDGSVHVGPNAVPAAAREGYGWPVVRPRELMDTLSWPGSWRIARRHWRYGAGEVHRSLSKHAFTEAVRRLLPEVTEEDLLPSPAGVRAQAVLRDGTLVDDFLIREAPHTVHVLNAPSPAATASLPIGREVARRALLRARAAGWKPPERAAAG; encoded by the coding sequence ATGATGACGCACGCGGCGTACGACTGCGATGTGCTGGTGATCGGCGGCGGGATCGTCGGCCTGTCGGCCGCGTACGCGCTCACGCGCACCGCGCCGGGCACCCGCGTGACCGTGCTGGAGAAGGAGCGGGGCCCGGCGCGCCACCAGACGGGGCGCAACAGCGGGGTGATCCACAGCGGGATCTACTACCCGCCGGGCTCGCTCAAGGCGCGGTACGCGCTGCGCGGCAGCGCCGAGATGACCGACTTCTGCCGGGAGCACTCCATCCCCCACGCGGTGACCGGCAAGCTGATCGTCGCCACGGACCGCGCCGAGCTGCCCCGGCTGCACGCCCTGGTCCAGCGCGGCCGCGAGCACGGGCTGCCGGTGCGCGAGCTGGGGCCCGCGCAGATCGCCGAGTACGAGCCGAAGGTGCGGGGCCTGGCCGCGATCAGGGTCGGCACGACGGGCGTGTGCGACTTCCGGGCGGTCGCCGGGCGCCTCGCCGACGAGGTGCGCGGCGCGGGCGGCGTGATCCGTTTCGGCGCCGAGGTCACGGCGATCGACCGCCGCCCCTGGGGTGTGGCCGTGCGCACGGCCGACGGACTGGTGGTCCGGGCCAGGGTGCTCGTCAACTGCGCCGGGCTGCACTGCGACCGGATCGCCCGGCTGGCCGGCGACGACCCGGGGATGCGGATCGTGCCGTTCCGGGGCGAGTACTACGAGCTGGCGCGCCCCGAGCTGGTGCGCGGGCTCGTCTATCCGGTGCCCGACCCGGCGTTCCCGTTCCTCGGCGTCCATCTGACCCGGGGCTTCGACGGCTCGGTCCACGTCGGCCCCAACGCGGTGCCCGCCGCCGCCCGCGAGGGCTACGGCTGGCCCGTCGTCCGGCCCCGCGAGCTGATGGACACGCTCAGCTGGCCGGGCTCGTGGCGCATCGCCCGCAGACACTGGCGGTACGGGGCGGGCGAGGTGCACCGCTCCCTCTCGAAGCACGCGTTCACGGAGGCGGTCCGCCGCCTCCTGCCCGAGGTCACGGAGGAGGACCTGCTTCCTTCGCCGGCCGGGGTCCGCGCCCAGGCCGTGCTGCGGGACGGCACCTTGGTGGACGACTTCCTGATCCGCGAGGCCCCGCACACGGTGCATGTGCTGAATGCCCCGTCGCCCGCCGCCACCGCCTCGCTGCCCATCGGCCGCGAGGTGGCCCGCCGCGCCCTGCTCCGGGCCCGGGCGGCCGGCTGGAAGCCACCGGAGCGGGCGGCGGCGGGGTGA